A section of the Pseudovibrio sp. M1P-2-3 genome encodes:
- the hflC gene encoding protease modulator HflC — MRNGFIGILIAIVVLVGYWSTFIVNPAQQALIFQFGEVTGMENKPGLKFKYPWQNVVYLDKRILNLNMPVFEPVSSDKKRLLVDAFARYRISDPVKFYQSVNNVDEGSRRLSTFLQSALRDQIGKATFTQVVRDERSDLMESTRKEVENRAKAIGVDVIDVKIRRADLPETNSQAIYARMQTERQREATEIRAQGEEQARRIRSRADRDATVIVANAQRDADIIRGDGDAERNSIFAEAYGKDKEFFEFYRSMQAYEESMKSGDTSMVLSPDSEFFRYFKNAGGAVPAKAPATAQ; from the coding sequence ATGCGGAACGGCTTTATCGGAATTCTTATCGCAATTGTTGTGCTGGTTGGTTACTGGTCGACATTTATAGTGAACCCGGCGCAGCAGGCCTTGATCTTCCAGTTTGGTGAAGTGACTGGGATGGAGAATAAGCCTGGTTTGAAATTCAAGTATCCTTGGCAAAACGTTGTTTACTTGGACAAACGGATTTTGAACTTGAATATGCCGGTATTTGAGCCGGTTTCTTCTGACAAGAAACGACTTTTGGTTGATGCGTTTGCACGCTATCGCATTTCTGATCCAGTGAAGTTTTACCAGTCCGTGAACAATGTGGATGAAGGATCTCGCAGACTGTCCACATTCTTGCAATCGGCCTTGCGAGACCAGATTGGTAAGGCGACGTTTACTCAGGTTGTTCGTGATGAACGTTCTGATCTCATGGAATCCACTCGTAAAGAAGTTGAGAACAGAGCGAAGGCTATCGGCGTGGACGTGATCGATGTGAAAATCCGTCGTGCAGATCTGCCGGAAACCAACTCTCAAGCAATCTATGCGCGGATGCAGACTGAGCGTCAGCGTGAAGCAACTGAAATCAGAGCGCAAGGTGAAGAGCAGGCAAGGCGTATTCGCTCAAGAGCTGATCGTGATGCAACCGTGATCGTTGCGAATGCCCAAAGGGATGCGGACATCATTCGCGGTGATGGGGATGCTGAGCGGAACAGTATTTTTGCCGAAGCCTATGGAAAAGATAAAGAGTTCTTCGAATTCTATCGCTCCATGCAAGCTTATGAAGAATCGATGAAATCCGGTGATACGTCCATGGTTCTTTCACCAGACTCCGAGTTCTTCAGATACTTCAAGAATGCCGGAGGAGCAGTGCCTGCCAAAGCGCCCGCAACCGCGCAATGA
- a CDS encoding histidine phosphatase family protein → MIRIFVCRHGNTFDKGDVVTRVGGRTDLPLSTSGQEQGRALGEHFQAKGVRFDRVFCSPLQRTKQTAGLALAGQDEEIEFKVLPFLVEVDYGPDENKPEEEVVARIGEEALKAWEEQGIPPEGWHVDPPAVIGRWQEFFAGAAKKYKDETILLVTSNGIARFALQALSEGAGNNALKLKTGAYGIFEVSESGEVSLNGWNIRP, encoded by the coding sequence ATGATCCGTATATTTGTTTGTCGCCACGGCAATACCTTCGATAAAGGAGACGTTGTCACACGGGTTGGAGGCCGGACGGATCTTCCGCTCAGCACCTCAGGGCAAGAGCAGGGGCGGGCTTTGGGAGAACACTTCCAAGCAAAGGGAGTTCGCTTCGACCGCGTGTTCTGCTCCCCCTTGCAGCGTACCAAGCAAACAGCTGGACTGGCTCTGGCCGGGCAGGATGAGGAGATAGAGTTCAAGGTTCTGCCGTTTTTGGTGGAAGTTGACTATGGGCCCGATGAGAACAAGCCGGAAGAAGAAGTTGTCGCCCGCATTGGCGAAGAGGCTTTGAAGGCATGGGAAGAGCAGGGCATTCCCCCTGAAGGCTGGCATGTGGACCCACCAGCAGTAATCGGGCGCTGGCAGGAGTTCTTTGCCGGTGCCGCTAAAAAGTACAAGGATGAAACTATTCTGCTTGTAACCAGCAACGGGATTGCCCGTTTCGCCTTACAGGCACTTTCCGAGGGAGCTGGAAACAACGCCCTTAAGCTGAAGACAGGTGCCTATGGAATTTTTGAGGTTTCTGAAAGCGGTGAAGTGTCGTTGAATGGGTGGAATATTCGCCCCTAA
- the serB gene encoding phosphoserine phosphatase SerB: MSFVVTLVSNPTLPAISEETILSVRKALPNQSTQEVLREGFAYDFILPVSTPIEGLEDKLRDVLKGAAVDVFLQPVAGRKKKLLIADMDSTMIGQECIDELAAEVGLKDKVADITERAMRGEIDFEPALKERVQLLKKLKTSVIAQTLENRISLNSGAKELIATMKANGAYTALVSGGFTVFTREIAKQVGFDENRANTLIEEAGELTGQVQLPILGQLAKQERLEQLMKEKGLSKDETLAVGDGANDLAMIAISGLGVAYHAKPKVAAAADARVDNGDLTSLLYIQGYKYEEFIR, from the coding sequence ATGTCTTTTGTTGTCACGCTCGTTTCCAATCCAACCCTTCCCGCAATCTCTGAAGAGACTATCTTGTCAGTCCGGAAGGCTTTGCCAAATCAATCAACCCAAGAGGTTTTAAGAGAAGGCTTTGCCTACGATTTCATACTTCCCGTTTCAACCCCTATTGAAGGGCTGGAGGACAAACTACGAGATGTCCTTAAGGGCGCTGCGGTAGATGTATTCCTACAACCTGTTGCGGGAAGAAAAAAGAAACTTCTGATCGCCGATATGGATTCAACCATGATTGGTCAGGAATGTATTGATGAGCTGGCGGCAGAAGTCGGCCTCAAAGACAAAGTAGCGGACATTACAGAGCGGGCAATGCGCGGTGAAATCGACTTTGAGCCCGCTTTGAAGGAACGGGTGCAGCTGCTCAAGAAATTAAAAACTTCTGTCATCGCGCAGACTCTGGAAAACCGGATATCCTTAAATTCAGGTGCAAAAGAGCTGATCGCAACGATGAAGGCAAACGGGGCCTACACAGCTCTTGTCTCCGGCGGCTTTACGGTTTTCACAAGAGAAATTGCCAAGCAGGTGGGCTTTGATGAAAATCGTGCAAATACTCTTATTGAGGAGGCCGGCGAGCTAACAGGGCAAGTACAACTGCCGATATTGGGCCAGTTAGCCAAACAGGAGCGACTTGAGCAGCTTATGAAAGAAAAAGGTCTATCCAAAGATGAAACGCTTGCTGTTGGCGACGGTGCAAACGATCTGGCAATGATTGCTATTTCCGGACTAGGCGTTGCCTATCACGCCAAACCAAAGGTGGCAGCTGCTGCTGATGCCAGAGTTGATAACGGAGATCTGACAAGCCTGCTGTATATCCAAGGTTACAAATACGAAGAATTTATTAGGTAA
- a CDS encoding DUF2065 domain-containing protein, whose amino-acid sequence MNDLIVALGLVLVIEGILYSLAPSQLKEFMRKAQDIPDQTLRVGGIIALTLGFLIVWFARGGF is encoded by the coding sequence ATGAATGATCTGATCGTTGCGCTTGGGCTTGTTCTAGTTATTGAGGGGATCCTTTATTCATTGGCTCCCTCACAGCTGAAAGAGTTCATGCGCAAGGCTCAGGACATACCAGACCAGACTTTGAGGGTCGGCGGGATCATCGCTCTAACTCTTGGGTTTTTGATAGTATGGTTCGCACGAGGCGGGTTTTGA
- a CDS encoding thymidylate synthase: MQQYLELMQRVLDEGAVKEDRTGTGTRSVFGHQMRFDLSKGFPMVTTKKLHLKSIIHELLWFLSGSTNIAYLKENGVRIWDEWADENGDLGPVYGYQWRSWPTPEGGSIDQITNLINQIKTNPDSRRLIVSAWNPALVDEMALPPCHSLFQFYVAEGKLSCQLYQRSADIFLGVPFNIASYALLTMMVAQVCDLEPGEFIHTFGDAHLYSNHLEQARLQLSRAKRALPTLKINRDVKDIFAFKFEDFTLENYDPHPHIKAVVAV; encoded by the coding sequence ATGCAGCAATATCTTGAACTTATGCAACGTGTGTTGGATGAGGGGGCTGTTAAGGAAGATAGAACAGGAACGGGAACCCGCTCTGTGTTTGGTCACCAGATGCGCTTTGATCTTTCCAAAGGCTTCCCCATGGTGACAACCAAGAAACTGCACCTAAAGTCTATCATCCATGAGCTTCTGTGGTTTTTGAGTGGTTCGACTAATATTGCGTATTTAAAAGAGAACGGCGTACGGATCTGGGATGAGTGGGCGGATGAAAACGGAGATCTGGGGCCGGTCTATGGCTACCAGTGGCGCTCATGGCCTACGCCTGAAGGTGGTAGCATTGATCAGATTACAAACCTGATCAATCAAATAAAGACCAATCCAGATAGCCGCCGCCTGATAGTTTCCGCGTGGAATCCTGCCCTTGTGGATGAAATGGCGCTGCCTCCCTGCCATAGCCTCTTTCAGTTTTATGTGGCCGAGGGCAAACTCTCCTGTCAGCTTTATCAACGCTCTGCTGATATCTTTTTGGGTGTCCCGTTCAATATCGCATCCTATGCCTTGCTCACCATGATGGTGGCACAGGTCTGCGATCTGGAACCCGGCGAGTTTATTCACACATTCGGGGATGCCCACTTGTACAGCAATCATCTGGAGCAGGCCCGTCTACAACTTTCCAGAGCTAAGCGTGCTCTGCCGACCTTGAAAATTAATCGGGATGTGAAAGATATTTTCGCGTTTAAATTTGAAGACTTCACCTTAGAAAATTACGATCCGCATCCGCATATTAAAGCGGTCGTGGCTGTTTGA
- a CDS encoding phytanoyl-CoA dioxygenase family protein, with product MVPLDYLKTPLWALEVAGPAKSFKKNPIIGNERLNRWGLHRARLKLAAGLAESRRRRLAKYLTPDQVSDIDQNGFIKIENYLSPADFKALRNEIYRSPMKTRQMRQGQTATRMTPITQQVIEQRPTLKSSIENKGLLNLIRYTAACGGQPIFFIQTVLVDPAQGGADPQTKLHADTFHSTAKAWLFLHDVNEEEGPFSYAPGSHRINDKRLEWEYQNSINACRDKRNHHAHGSFRATHKELDQMGYSAAQSFPVKANTLVIADTFGFHGRVPSPQPTKRIELHAHMRRNPFLPWCGFDLKSLPGVKGRELELFLAYSDFLEKNFGKRTIWRNTGKRYVNSPAVF from the coding sequence ATGGTTCCCTTGGATTATTTAAAAACCCCGCTTTGGGCTCTGGAAGTCGCAGGCCCAGCCAAATCCTTCAAAAAGAACCCGATTATAGGCAATGAACGTCTCAATCGGTGGGGCCTTCACAGGGCAAGATTAAAGCTCGCAGCAGGGCTTGCCGAATCTCGGCGTCGGCGCCTTGCGAAGTATTTAACGCCTGATCAGGTTTCCGATATTGATCAAAATGGCTTCATAAAAATTGAAAACTATCTCTCCCCTGCGGATTTCAAAGCTTTGCGGAACGAGATCTATCGCTCTCCCATGAAAACCCGGCAAATGCGGCAGGGACAAACAGCAACGCGAATGACGCCAATTACACAACAGGTCATTGAACAGCGGCCTACATTAAAAAGTTCAATAGAAAATAAAGGACTTCTCAATCTCATTCGGTACACCGCTGCCTGTGGGGGGCAACCCATCTTTTTTATCCAGACAGTACTGGTGGACCCTGCGCAAGGAGGGGCAGACCCTCAAACAAAATTACATGCCGACACGTTTCATAGCACTGCCAAAGCCTGGCTCTTTTTGCATGATGTTAACGAGGAGGAAGGCCCCTTCTCCTATGCTCCGGGCTCTCACCGCATCAATGACAAGCGTCTTGAATGGGAATATCAAAACAGTATTAACGCCTGCCGTGACAAGCGAAACCATCATGCCCATGGGTCGTTCCGTGCGACCCATAAAGAGCTTGACCAGATGGGATATAGCGCTGCCCAGTCTTTTCCCGTTAAAGCCAATACTCTGGTTATAGCTGATACCTTTGGATTTCACGGCAGAGTGCCAAGCCCCCAACCGACCAAACGAATAGAACTTCATGCCCATATGCGCCGCAACCCCTTCTTGCCGTGGTGTGGCTTTGACCTCAAATCGCTTCCTGGCGTCAAAGGCAGAGAACTGGAGCTCTTTTTGGCCTATTCGGACTTTCTGGAAAAAAATTTTGGCAAGCGGACAATATGGAGAAACACGGGCAAGCGCTATGTAAACAGCCCAGCGGTATTTTGA
- the miaA gene encoding tRNA (adenosine(37)-N6)-dimethylallyltransferase MiaA — MTTKDIGSSQQQKKQSRFNRPEAVLIAGPTASGKTALAIELSKMLGARIVNADSMQIYRDLHILSARPSREEEAQAPHVLFGHVPSHEAYSVMRWLSDFEVELEAARKEEVPLIVVGGTGLYFKALLEGISLMPEISQDIRQYWREESCHKTAEYLHSILREKDPVVAARLKEGDTQRIVRALEVIEGTGKSLSYWQQNRSTPLLGSSDHVSVVLAPERKALHERIHRRFELMMEAGAEQEAVALTSQGLDPSLTVMKAIGVKQLSLAAAGEVLRDAAIERSKTETRQYAKRQMTFFNGQLPMWPQLDPLNAADREACIDTLGKAFAK; from the coding sequence GTGACAACAAAAGACATAGGAAGCTCTCAGCAACAAAAGAAACAAAGCAGGTTTAACAGACCTGAGGCTGTGTTGATAGCTGGACCAACGGCCAGCGGCAAGACCGCACTGGCGATTGAGCTTTCAAAAATGCTGGGTGCGCGCATCGTAAATGCAGATTCTATGCAAATTTACAGGGACCTTCATATACTGTCTGCGCGCCCTTCCCGCGAGGAAGAAGCGCAGGCACCTCACGTTCTGTTTGGTCATGTTCCCTCCCATGAAGCCTATAGTGTGATGCGATGGCTTTCTGATTTTGAAGTAGAGTTGGAGGCTGCGCGAAAGGAAGAGGTACCTTTGATTGTGGTTGGGGGGACAGGCCTTTACTTCAAAGCGTTGCTGGAAGGTATTTCTCTGATGCCGGAAATTTCGCAGGACATTCGACAATACTGGCGCGAAGAAAGCTGCCACAAAACCGCTGAATATCTTCATTCAATTTTGAGGGAAAAAGATCCTGTTGTGGCGGCGCGGCTGAAAGAAGGTGATACTCAGCGCATTGTCAGGGCATTGGAAGTGATTGAAGGTACTGGGAAATCCTTGTCATATTGGCAGCAAAATCGCAGCACGCCTCTGCTGGGAAGTTCCGACCACGTTTCAGTGGTTCTGGCGCCGGAACGTAAGGCTTTGCATGAACGTATTCATAGAAGGTTTGAGTTGATGATGGAGGCGGGGGCAGAACAAGAGGCTGTTGCTTTGACGTCTCAAGGACTTGATCCCAGCCTTACTGTCATGAAGGCTATTGGGGTGAAACAGTTGAGCCTTGCAGCAGCTGGTGAGGTTTTACGGGATGCGGCCATTGAGAGGTCGAAAACTGAAACGAGACAATATGCCAAACGACAGATGACGTTTTTCAATGGCCAACTGCCCATGTGGCCGCAACTCGACCCGTTGAATGCGGCTGATAGAGAAGCTTGCATAGACACCCTAGGGAAAGCGTTTGCCAAGTAG
- a CDS encoding DegQ family serine endoprotease, producing MAIPGIRHLPARFNYRFVLASLFTLCFVVSGATFSRAAGPDSVADLAEQLGDAVVNISTAQQVSAQRSVPMPQVPDGSPFQEFFEEFFNKQEGESGRPKRVQSLGSGFVIDGEEGIIITNNHVIEGADEITVNFNDGSKLIAKLIGLDEKTDIAVLKVEPSKPLKDVRFGNSDVLRVGDWVMAIGNPFGLGGTVTVGIVSARNRDINSGPYDNYIQTDASINRGNSGGPLFNMEGEVVGINTAIFSPSGGSIGIGFAIPAASASKVIGQLREFGETRRGWLGVRIQEVTDEIAEGLGMEKARGALVAGVTEDGPAKGAGIQPGDVIVTFNGKLVPQMRDLPRMVADTEIGNDVPVQILRKGEELTVAVTLGRLEEPTELAEKAVTEDSKKSEEPQFEILGMSLAKVDGERREKYALTEKVEGVVVTDVDPGSPSDDKRIIPGDVIVEVAQEAVTSPEDVVQQIGHLKEQGRRSALLLLSNGDGELRFIAVRIE from the coding sequence ATGGCTATACCCGGTATCCGGCATCTGCCGGCCAGATTTAATTATCGTTTTGTTTTGGCGTCATTATTTACGCTCTGCTTCGTGGTGAGCGGCGCTACGTTCTCACGAGCTGCGGGGCCGGACTCTGTCGCCGATCTGGCTGAACAGCTTGGGGATGCAGTTGTAAATATTTCAACTGCGCAACAGGTATCGGCGCAGCGATCCGTTCCCATGCCACAGGTTCCGGATGGGTCTCCTTTTCAGGAGTTTTTCGAGGAATTTTTCAATAAGCAAGAAGGGGAGAGCGGTCGCCCCAAGCGTGTGCAGTCTTTAGGATCCGGATTTGTCATCGACGGTGAAGAAGGTATCATCATTACCAATAACCATGTAATTGAAGGGGCCGATGAAATCACGGTAAACTTCAATGATGGCAGCAAGCTGATTGCTAAGCTGATTGGCCTTGATGAAAAAACTGATATAGCAGTTCTCAAGGTAGAACCCTCAAAGCCCTTGAAAGATGTCAGGTTCGGTAATTCAGATGTGCTGCGTGTTGGCGATTGGGTAATGGCAATCGGTAATCCCTTCGGCTTGGGCGGAACTGTAACCGTTGGAATTGTTTCTGCACGTAATCGGGACATTAATTCAGGTCCCTATGACAATTACATCCAGACAGATGCCTCCATTAACCGTGGTAATTCAGGTGGGCCTTTGTTCAATATGGAAGGGGAGGTTGTTGGCATTAACACCGCGATCTTCTCTCCATCGGGCGGTTCCATCGGGATTGGTTTTGCAATCCCCGCCGCATCGGCTTCAAAAGTTATTGGCCAGCTGCGTGAGTTTGGTGAGACCCGTAGAGGTTGGCTGGGTGTGCGCATTCAGGAAGTGACGGATGAGATTGCCGAGGGACTTGGCATGGAAAAAGCCAGAGGTGCCTTGGTTGCCGGAGTAACTGAGGATGGTCCCGCAAAGGGGGCAGGAATCCAGCCCGGTGATGTTATTGTGACATTTAATGGAAAACTTGTTCCACAAATGCGAGACCTCCCGCGCATGGTTGCCGATACGGAAATCGGAAATGATGTGCCCGTCCAGATTTTGAGGAAAGGTGAGGAGCTGACTGTTGCCGTGACGCTTGGCAGGCTGGAAGAACCCACGGAGCTGGCGGAAAAAGCAGTAACTGAAGATTCTAAGAAGTCAGAAGAGCCTCAGTTTGAAATTCTTGGAATGTCTCTTGCCAAGGTCGATGGAGAGCGCCGCGAAAAATACGCACTTACCGAAAAGGTAGAGGGTGTTGTCGTGACTGATGTTGATCCGGGTAGCCCGTCAGATGACAAAAGGATCATTCCCGGCGATGTGATTGTTGAAGTAGCACAGGAAGCGGTGACTTCGCCAGAGGATGTTGTGCAACAAATCGGCCACTTGAAAGAGCAGGGACGCCGTTCAGCCCTTTTGCTGCTTTCCAATGGCGATGGCGAACTGCGCTTTATAGCGGTTCGTATCGAATAG
- the hflK gene encoding FtsH protease activity modulator HflK — protein sequence MPWSNQSGGGGNGGPWGNSGGGGGNSGGPWGGGGGGPQRGGGGNTPPDFEDLLKRGQEHLKSVMPGGGGGGMGFKGILLAVFIAVVIWLATGIYRVETNEVGVALVFGKVEGHTSPGLNYNWPYPVGEVYTPAVTRVREVSIGMAEFVRGSSVNQRDVPEESLMLTGDENIVDVDFKVQWLIQNTPTGVSEYLFNIQNPEATVKAVAESSMREVVGNSRIDSILTENKKAVQDAVLKLMQSTLDSYKAGIEITEVQMQKVDPPSQVIEAFRDVQAARADQERIQNEAQAYANRIVPEARGNAARISEAAQAYRDQTVAEANGQAQRFTKIYDEYAKAPDVTRQRLYLETMEKVLGKNNKIIIDGDISGSGVLPYLPLDQLNKTSSARTVGGNN from the coding sequence ATGCCTTGGAGCAATCAAAGTGGAGGTGGCGGCAACGGCGGCCCCTGGGGGAACTCTGGTGGCGGTGGCGGCAACAGCGGCGGCCCATGGGGCGGCGGCGGCGGCGGCCCGCAGCGAGGCGGCGGTGGCAATACACCTCCTGATTTTGAAGACCTCCTTAAGCGCGGCCAAGAGCACCTAAAGAGCGTTATGCCCGGCGGCGGCGGCGGCGGCATGGGCTTTAAAGGCATTTTGCTTGCAGTCTTCATTGCTGTAGTCATTTGGTTGGCAACTGGTATCTACCGTGTTGAAACAAACGAGGTTGGTGTTGCCTTGGTTTTCGGTAAGGTCGAAGGTCATACCTCCCCTGGTTTGAATTATAACTGGCCGTACCCAGTTGGCGAAGTTTACACTCCAGCAGTTACGCGTGTTCGCGAAGTCAGCATCGGCATGGCAGAGTTTGTTCGTGGCAGCTCTGTAAATCAGCGCGATGTGCCGGAAGAAAGCTTGATGCTGACCGGAGATGAAAACATTGTGGACGTGGACTTCAAGGTTCAGTGGCTCATACAAAATACCCCAACGGGTGTTTCCGAGTATCTGTTCAATATCCAAAATCCAGAAGCGACAGTAAAAGCTGTTGCAGAAAGCTCCATGCGGGAAGTAGTCGGGAATTCCCGAATCGATTCCATCCTTACCGAGAATAAAAAAGCTGTTCAGGACGCAGTTCTCAAATTGATGCAGTCCACATTGGACTCTTACAAGGCTGGTATTGAGATCACTGAAGTTCAGATGCAAAAGGTTGATCCTCCATCACAGGTTATTGAAGCATTCCGTGATGTTCAGGCCGCACGTGCTGATCAGGAGCGTATCCAGAACGAAGCGCAAGCTTATGCCAACCGTATTGTGCCAGAAGCCCGCGGTAATGCTGCACGTATCAGTGAAGCGGCGCAGGCTTACCGTGATCAGACCGTCGCAGAAGCCAATGGTCAGGCGCAGCGCTTTACAAAGATCTATGATGAATATGCCAAGGCTCCTGACGTAACCCGGCAACGTCTCTATCTGGAAACTATGGAAAAGGTTCTGGGTAAGAACAATAAAATAATTATTGACGGAGATATCTCCGGGTCCGGTGTGTTGCCTTACCTTCCGCTTGATCAACTCAATAAAACATCCTCAGCGCGAACTGTAGGAGGGAACAACTAA
- a CDS encoding dihydrofolate reductase — protein sequence MVKISMISAVAENGIIGAGNDMPWHISTDLKFFKKTTMGKPIVMGRRTFQSIGKPLPGRTNIVITRDSTFQPEGVVTASGLDEGLDVAKAKAQETGVNEIMIMGGGQVYNMAMPHATKLYITRVHAKPEGDTLFPDIDNSDWQLSETLPFQRGEKDSADTSLEIYERRVT from the coding sequence ATGGTGAAAATTTCGATGATTTCTGCGGTGGCAGAAAACGGTATTATTGGTGCAGGTAATGATATGCCGTGGCATATTTCTACTGACCTGAAGTTTTTTAAGAAAACAACCATGGGAAAGCCCATTGTTATGGGCCGCAGGACATTTCAATCCATAGGGAAACCACTGCCGGGCCGAACGAATATTGTCATTACGCGCGATTCTACGTTCCAGCCTGAAGGCGTTGTCACGGCGTCTGGTCTGGATGAAGGGCTTGATGTGGCCAAGGCCAAGGCGCAGGAAACCGGCGTTAATGAAATCATGATTATGGGCGGTGGGCAGGTTTATAATATGGCCATGCCCCATGCCACAAAACTCTACATCACGCGGGTACATGCAAAGCCAGAGGGCGATACGTTATTTCCCGATATAGATAATAGCGATTGGCAACTGAGTGAAACACTGCCTTTCCAAAGAGGTGAGAAAGATAGTGCGGATACCTCACTGGAGATCTATGAGAGACGGGTAACCTAA
- a CDS encoding 3-deoxy-manno-octulosonate cytidylyltransferase, translating to MRALISVPARIGSTRFPKKPLHSIAGKTLLERCVQIAKVAAKQTGADYVVAVDHEDVARHCDEIGAPWVMTDPSLPSGTDRALAARAQTGENYEFVLNLQGDAPFTPPAHVSKLIEAARQNQSAHVFTPVIQLDWEALDQLREHKKSHPYSGTTCVRDINEMAQWFSKTILPAIRGEDKLRLQSNLSPVLRHIGLYGYRIDALKRFTSLPVGHYEKLEGLEQLRFLENGMRIHAVLVERPELSMSGVDTPADAELAEELIAKHGDPADKLEKLL from the coding sequence ATGCGTGCTTTAATTTCAGTGCCCGCCAGAATTGGCTCAACCCGTTTCCCTAAAAAGCCTCTTCACTCCATTGCCGGAAAGACTCTGTTGGAGCGCTGTGTGCAGATTGCGAAAGTTGCTGCCAAGCAAACCGGCGCTGATTATGTGGTGGCTGTGGACCATGAGGACGTGGCACGGCACTGCGATGAAATCGGTGCCCCATGGGTGATGACAGACCCTAGCTTGCCCTCGGGAACCGACCGTGCTTTGGCTGCGAGAGCTCAAACGGGAGAAAACTACGAGTTTGTTTTAAACCTGCAAGGGGATGCGCCGTTCACCCCGCCAGCTCATGTATCAAAACTCATAGAAGCTGCCCGGCAGAATCAGAGTGCCCATGTATTCACACCTGTGATCCAGCTGGATTGGGAAGCGCTGGACCAGTTGCGTGAGCACAAGAAAAGCCACCCTTATTCCGGCACCACTTGTGTACGTGATATCAACGAGATGGCCCAGTGGTTTTCCAAGACTATTCTCCCGGCTATTCGCGGAGAAGATAAGCTGCGCTTGCAAAGCAACCTTTCTCCAGTGCTGCGTCATATTGGACTTTATGGATACCGGATTGATGCATTAAAACGCTTTACCAGTTTGCCTGTGGGGCACTATGAAAAATTGGAGGGCCTTGAGCAGCTACGCTTTCTGGAAAACGGAATGCGCATTCATGCAGTTCTGGTGGAGCGCCCCGAGCTTTCAATGTCGGGTGTAGACACTCCCGCTGATGCCGAACTTGCAGAAGAGTTAATCGCGAAACACGGCGACCCTGCAGATAAACTGGAGAAGCTTTTATGA